In Carassius gibelio isolate Cgi1373 ecotype wild population from Czech Republic chromosome B19, carGib1.2-hapl.c, whole genome shotgun sequence, one DNA window encodes the following:
- the LOC127978884 gene encoding nuclease-like: MSPVQLKMRLIFFSVLLVLGFPFTMTEVVDSFSKCSGFFFEEKPPVIKDILVESVSKDKNRYKLICHKYATLYDATNKIPVFSAYKYTGKGAFSKLNRKWKTDKEVMFLTACKEDYLNQNQWSRGHILPMSYAADVDTAKSTCKLTNIVPQKESFNSGSWSRMEQTVKTVMDSNCRDVKESNKILAYVLTGAVPSETGKMNNKVNIPSHMWTAFCCYNSKTNKWESQAHWAENIDESNNKGKTISKQSLTDVQDFLKSKYKETTPFNGKCLDLLNADVSQPLEADSDDDQQNDEERSVLAFLKAMEAKDWAAFRSFLGIGD; the protein is encoded by the exons ATGAGTCCAGTTCAGCTGAAGATGCGTCTGATTTTCTTCTCTGTGCTGCTGGTGTTGGGCTTTCCTTTCACCATGACTGAAGtcgtagattcattcagtaaatgcagcggctttttttttgaagaaaagcCTCCAGTAATTAAGGACATTCTGGTGGAATCAGTTTCCAAAGATAAAAACCGATACAAACTAATCTGTCACAAATATGCAACTCTCTACGACGCAACAAATAAGATTCCTGTTTTTTCAGCTTACAAATATACTGGGAAAGGAGCTTTCAGTAAACTAAACAGAAAATGGAAGACCGATAAGGAGGTGATGTTTCTTACA GCTTGTAAAGAAGACTACTTAAACCAAAATCAATGGTCTCGTGGTCACATACTTCCAATGTCCTATGCAGCTGATGTAGACACTGCCAAATCTACATGCAAACTGACCAATATTGTGCCGCAGAAGGAAAGCTTTAATTCCGGAAGCTGGAGTCGCATGGAGCAAACCGTTAAAACAGTAATGGATTCTAACTGCAGGGATGTAAAAGAGAGTAATAAGATCTTGGCCTATGTGCTGACAGGAGCTGTACCAAGCGAAACtggaaaaatgaataataaagtaAACATTCCCTCACACATGTGGACCGCGTTCTGCTGCTATAACAGTAAGACCAACAAATGGGAGTCCCAAGCTCACTGGGCTGAAAACATAGATGAGAGCAATAATAAAGGCAAAACTATCAGTAAGCAGAGTCTAACTGATGTACAGGATTTTCTAAAGAGCAAGTACAAAGAAACCACACCGTTTAACGGTAAATGTTTGGATCTGTTAAATGCAGATGTAAGTCAGCCTCTAGAAGCAGATAGTGATGATGACCAGCAAAATGATGAGGAGCGATCAGTTTTGGCATTCTTAAAGGCAATGGAAGCAAAAGATTGGGCAGCGTTTCGTTCTTTTTTAGGTATAGGAGACTGA